The following proteins are co-located in the Apis mellifera strain DH4 linkage group LG11, Amel_HAv3.1, whole genome shotgun sequence genome:
- the LOC410294 gene encoding dnaJ homolog subfamily C member 8 has translation MAATNSNISSDSPTKKEDEFNEFYSEVKEIEKRDSVLTPKQQIDRLLRPGSSYFNLNPFEVLQIDPSTSIDEIKKKYRRMSILVHPDKNQDDAERAQQAFEIVNKAWKTLENEETRAKCMDVIEEAKARTDHMIAEKKKKMKKEGKTESANILEEETEEGYKHAVWVMTMKLFADMERRRRELATRDAEQRKRKREEELSAEAQAALEREWQKNFEESRQSRVDSWKAFQSGANATKQKKAKKLKAFRPPKTKAESR, from the exons ATGGCTGCTACCAACTCGAATATATCCAGTGATAGTCCAACTAAGAAAGAGGAcgaattcaatgaattttattccgAA gtaaaagaaatagaaaaaagagattCGGTCTTAACTCCTAAACAACAAATCGACAGATTATTACGACCCGGatcatcttattttaatttaaatccttTTGAAGTATTACAAATTGATCCATCCACATCTATAgatgaaatcaaaaaaaaatatcgacgt atgtcGATTCTTGTACATCCTGATAAAAATCAAGATGATGCAGAACGTGCACAACAAGCATTCGAaa ttGTTAACAAAGCATGGAAAACATTGGAAAATGAAGAAACTAGAGCTAAATGCATGGATGTTATTGAAGAAGCAAAAGCTAGAACTGATCATATG attgcagaaaaaaagaaaaaaatgaaaaaagaaggaaaaacagAAAGTGCAAATATACTTGAAGAAGAAACAGAAGAAGGTTACAAGCATGCAGTTTGGGTTATGACAATGAAACTCTTTGCTGATATGGAAAGAAGAag GAGAGAATTAGCAACTAGAGATGCAGAACAACGTAAAaggaaacgagaagaagaattatctGCAGAAGCACAAGCTGCATTAGAACGTGAGtggcaaaaaaattttgaggaATCTCGACAATCAAGAGTTGATAGTTGGAAAGCTTTTCAATCTGGTGCTAATGCCACAAAACaaaagaaagcaaaaaaattaaaagcttTTAGGCCTCCTAAAACGAAAGCTGAAtcacgataa
- the LOC408339 gene encoding uncharacterized protein LOC408339 isoform X3 produces MNGIEAEAFTPGGQTKEEVIETNERLRIVRIRLDGSYEIAKRALVELMCKYTDSKQVRNVFQRYNLLKLMIKDVIKLETQYWTLVDIPKQEKQETVPAFVLRACSIMEKTHKSGEGVKTSARLAEEAETKRERIERLESMTTAQIEAENTQMTNDLYRLLKKYTGLRNLIRDLKEEYNSSKVYPIFPRYPILKDMIKDIMHNPDYMEVCHEVDQA; encoded by the exons ATGAATGGAATTGAAGCAGAAGCTTTTACACCCG GTGGGCAAACTAAGGAAGAGGTGATTGAAACGAACGAGAGACTAAGAATCGTGAGGATACGCCTCGATGGAAGTTACGAGATTGCGAAACGTGCCCTCGTTGAACTTATGTGCAAATATACCGACAGCAAGCAAGTACGCAACGTGTTCCAACGTTACAAcctcttaaaattaatgattaag gaTGTGATCAAGTTGGAGACCCAATACTGGACCCTGGTGGATATACCGAAGCAGGAGAAACAGGAGACCGTGCCTGCCTTTGTCCTGCGCGCCTGTTCCATTATGGAGAAGACCCACAAAAGCGGGGAAGGTGTGAAGACTTCGGCCCGATTGGCCGAAGAAGCTGAAACCAAGAGGGAACGCATTGAAAGACTCGAGA GTATGACAACAGCCCAAATCGAAGCAGAGAACACGCAAATGACTAACGACCTTTATagattgttgaaaaaatatacaggACTCAGAAATCTCATCCGAGACTTAAAG GAGGAGTACAATAGCTCAAAAGTGTATCCAATCTTTCCTCGTTACCCAATCCTAAAGGACATGATCAAGGATATAATGCACAACCCAGACTATATGGAGGTCTGTCACGAGGTGGATCAAGCATAG
- the LOC408339 gene encoding uncharacterized protein LOC408339 isoform X1 gives MGKGDKRGMAQRSDAGTNLMGKFTQSVRRIVQDVKDEGTSSGQTKEEVIETNERLRIVRIRLDGSYEIAKRALVELMCKYTDSKQVRNVFQRYNLLKLMIKDVIKLETQYWTLVDIPKQEKQETVPAFVLRACSIMEKTHKSGEGVKTSARLAEEAETKRERIERLESMTTAQIEAENTQMTNDLYRLLKKYTGLRNLIRDLKEEYNSSKVYPIFPRYPILKDMIKDIMHNPDYMEVCHEVDQA, from the exons cgGGCACAAATCTTATGGGCAAATTTACACAAAGCGTCCGAAGAATCGTCCAAGATGTAAAGGATGAAGGAACATCGA GTGGGCAAACTAAGGAAGAGGTGATTGAAACGAACGAGAGACTAAGAATCGTGAGGATACGCCTCGATGGAAGTTACGAGATTGCGAAACGTGCCCTCGTTGAACTTATGTGCAAATATACCGACAGCAAGCAAGTACGCAACGTGTTCCAACGTTACAAcctcttaaaattaatgattaag gaTGTGATCAAGTTGGAGACCCAATACTGGACCCTGGTGGATATACCGAAGCAGGAGAAACAGGAGACCGTGCCTGCCTTTGTCCTGCGCGCCTGTTCCATTATGGAGAAGACCCACAAAAGCGGGGAAGGTGTGAAGACTTCGGCCCGATTGGCCGAAGAAGCTGAAACCAAGAGGGAACGCATTGAAAGACTCGAGA GTATGACAACAGCCCAAATCGAAGCAGAGAACACGCAAATGACTAACGACCTTTATagattgttgaaaaaatatacaggACTCAGAAATCTCATCCGAGACTTAAAG GAGGAGTACAATAGCTCAAAAGTGTATCCAATCTTTCCTCGTTACCCAATCCTAAAGGACATGATCAAGGATATAATGCACAACCCAGACTATATGGAGGTCTGTCACGAGGTGGATCAAGCATAG
- the LOC408339 gene encoding uncharacterized protein LOC408339 isoform X2, producing MGKFTQSVRRIVQDVKDEGTSSGQTKEEVIETNERLRIVRIRLDGSYEIAKRALVELMCKYTDSKQVRNVFQRYNLLKLMIKDVIKLETQYWTLVDIPKQEKQETVPAFVLRACSIMEKTHKSGEGVKTSARLAEEAETKRERIERLESMTTAQIEAENTQMTNDLYRLLKKYTGLRNLIRDLKEEYNSSKVYPIFPRYPILKDMIKDIMHNPDYMEVCHEVDQA from the exons ATGGGCAAATTTACACAAAGCGTCCGAAGAATCGTCCAAGATGTAAAGGATGAAGGAACATCGA GTGGGCAAACTAAGGAAGAGGTGATTGAAACGAACGAGAGACTAAGAATCGTGAGGATACGCCTCGATGGAAGTTACGAGATTGCGAAACGTGCCCTCGTTGAACTTATGTGCAAATATACCGACAGCAAGCAAGTACGCAACGTGTTCCAACGTTACAAcctcttaaaattaatgattaag gaTGTGATCAAGTTGGAGACCCAATACTGGACCCTGGTGGATATACCGAAGCAGGAGAAACAGGAGACCGTGCCTGCCTTTGTCCTGCGCGCCTGTTCCATTATGGAGAAGACCCACAAAAGCGGGGAAGGTGTGAAGACTTCGGCCCGATTGGCCGAAGAAGCTGAAACCAAGAGGGAACGCATTGAAAGACTCGAGA GTATGACAACAGCCCAAATCGAAGCAGAGAACACGCAAATGACTAACGACCTTTATagattgttgaaaaaatatacaggACTCAGAAATCTCATCCGAGACTTAAAG GAGGAGTACAATAGCTCAAAAGTGTATCCAATCTTTCCTCGTTACCCAATCCTAAAGGACATGATCAAGGATATAATGCACAACCCAGACTATATGGAGGTCTGTCACGAGGTGGATCAAGCATAG